A single window of Granulicella mallensis MP5ACTX8 DNA harbors:
- a CDS encoding glycosyltransferase, protein MLPEPNSDGGSRSFAGQKLSPIFGLPMDEPVVVPVRTKEEGEAALRLSVIVPARNEEQSLPACLASLLAQADEFFPLDHDWELIVVDDDSKDRTRAIATEAATQHAGVRVIEAPPLELRATQRAFTGKTNACWAAAQQARGRWLLFTDADTVHESGDLVRALHEAEKHQVALLSYSPQQIVQGFWQRALMPLVFSELASVYPLDQVNDPDKRIAAANGQFLMVEREAYFAVGGHRVVGRSVLEDVDLAYSIKRSKRGLRFRYAPDALSTRMYRGLSDMVEGWTKNLVLLFPHALALAAWRLLDLALLLLPLLIFALSYLVLWQKIAILLLWARTLLRYSRRVARSNFSFLNCSLSVFALPLFIVLLVRSWMKHKLFHQVTWKGREYRTGR, encoded by the coding sequence ATGCTGCCTGAACCCAACTCGGACGGTGGTTCGCGGTCTTTTGCGGGCCAGAAGTTGAGTCCGATCTTTGGACTTCCTATGGATGAGCCGGTCGTCGTGCCTGTGCGGACAAAGGAAGAGGGCGAAGCTGCGCTGCGGTTGAGCGTCATCGTTCCTGCCCGCAATGAGGAACAGAGTCTCCCCGCTTGCCTGGCCTCGCTGCTGGCGCAGGCCGACGAGTTCTTCCCTCTGGACCACGATTGGGAGCTGATTGTCGTTGACGATGACTCCAAAGACCGCACACGGGCGATTGCGACGGAAGCCGCCACGCAGCATGCGGGGGTGCGGGTGATCGAGGCTCCGCCGCTGGAGCTGCGTGCCACTCAGCGCGCCTTTACGGGCAAGACCAACGCCTGCTGGGCTGCGGCGCAGCAGGCCCGTGGCCGTTGGCTGCTCTTTACCGATGCGGATACCGTGCACGAGTCCGGCGATCTTGTCCGTGCGCTGCACGAGGCTGAAAAGCATCAGGTGGCGCTGCTTTCCTACTCGCCACAGCAGATCGTTCAAGGCTTCTGGCAGCGAGCTCTGATGCCGCTGGTCTTCTCGGAGCTGGCAAGCGTCTACCCGCTGGATCAGGTTAACGACCCGGATAAACGCATCGCGGCTGCCAACGGACAGTTTCTGATGGTGGAGCGCGAGGCGTACTTTGCGGTGGGGGGGCATCGCGTGGTGGGGCGTTCGGTCCTTGAGGATGTCGATCTGGCCTACAGCATCAAGCGTTCCAAACGGGGTCTGCGCTTCCGCTATGCGCCTGACGCCCTTAGCACGCGCATGTATCGCGGATTGAGCGACATGGTCGAGGGGTGGACGAAGAATTTAGTCCTGCTGTTTCCGCACGCGCTGGCACTGGCTGCGTGGAGGTTACTGGATCTGGCCCTGCTTCTGCTGCCGCTACTGATCTTTGCTTTGTCCTATCTTGTGCTGTGGCAGAAGATAGCGATTCTCCTGCTCTGGGCGAGGACGCTGTTGCGGTACTCCCGTCGTGTCGCGCGGTCGAACTTCAGCTTTTTGAACTGCTCGCTCTCGGTGTTTGCCCTACCGCTGTTTATCGTGCTGCTGGTCCGCAGCTGGATGAAACACAAGCTGTTTCACCAGGTCACGTGGAAGGGCAGGGAGTATCGCACCGGCCGTTGA
- the folE gene encoding GTP cyclohydrolase I FolE: MTKKSSKPSAESSNPTLASASLQQIYAELLTRIGEDPSRDGLLNTPKRMEKSMAFLTQGYTQSIDAVLHGALFDVHYDEMVIVKEIEFYSQCEHHLLPFFGRAHVAYVPNGKVIGLSKIPRIIDVFARRLQVQERLTQQIAQAIEDAIQPQGVGVIVEAQHLCMMMRGVEKQGSSTVTSAMLGVFKSQQQTRNEFLSLVERRR; this comes from the coding sequence ATGACCAAGAAGAGCAGTAAGCCATCTGCCGAATCTTCCAACCCTACGCTCGCGAGTGCGAGCCTGCAGCAGATCTATGCCGAATTACTGACCCGCATTGGCGAAGACCCCTCGCGCGACGGGCTCTTGAATACGCCGAAGCGCATGGAAAAGTCGATGGCATTTTTGACGCAGGGTTACACGCAATCTATCGACGCGGTGCTGCACGGTGCGCTGTTTGACGTGCACTACGACGAGATGGTGATCGTCAAAGAGATTGAGTTCTACTCGCAGTGCGAGCATCATCTGCTGCCGTTCTTCGGCAGAGCCCACGTGGCTTATGTGCCGAACGGCAAGGTCATCGGCCTCAGCAAGATTCCGCGGATCATTGATGTCTTCGCGCGCCGCCTGCAAGTGCAGGAGCGCCTGACACAACAGATCGCACAGGCCATCGAAGATGCGATTCAGCCCCAGGGTGTGGGTGTCATTGTCGAGGCACAGCATCTCTGCATGATGATGCGTGGCGTCGAGAAGCAAGGTTCGAGCACGGTGACCAGTGCGATGCTCGGTGTCTTCAAATCGCAGCAGCAGACGCGCAACGAGTTTCTCTCACTCGTCGAACGGCGGCGTTAG
- the truB gene encoding tRNA pseudouridine(55) synthase TruB gives MNGLLVLDKPAGITSHDVVSIVRRATGERSVGHLGTLDPMATGVLPLLLGKYTRLAQFFGQAEKQYTGDIRFGFATDTFDAEGTPAAEPQALTQSLDELRVLAQHFHGEMDQMPPVFSAKKINGVPAHKLARAGKEVPVKPARICIHSFELKGLEGDTADFAMHVSAGGYVRSVAHELGQFAGCGAHLSSLRRTQAGAFTLDQAITVDDLKTLNVAEIEARLPHPRTLLPEMPSVTVDEQTAGRIRNGMQVNVPEFSQASLVKVFTGPREMIAIARRIAGTLMQPIVVLA, from the coding sequence ATGAATGGTCTCCTCGTTCTCGATAAACCTGCCGGTATTACCTCTCATGATGTCGTCTCGATTGTGCGCCGCGCTACAGGCGAACGCTCCGTTGGACACCTGGGCACGCTAGACCCGATGGCTACGGGGGTTCTGCCGCTGCTGCTCGGCAAGTACACACGCCTGGCGCAGTTTTTTGGCCAGGCGGAAAAGCAATACACCGGCGATATTCGCTTCGGCTTTGCTACGGATACCTTCGACGCCGAAGGCACACCTGCGGCCGAGCCGCAGGCATTGACGCAGTCGCTCGACGAGCTGCGTGTGCTGGCACAGCACTTCCATGGGGAGATGGACCAGATGCCGCCGGTCTTCTCCGCGAAGAAGATCAACGGTGTTCCTGCGCACAAGCTCGCACGCGCGGGAAAAGAAGTTCCAGTAAAGCCTGCTCGCATCTGCATCCACTCGTTTGAGCTAAAGGGTCTTGAAGGCGACACTGCTGACTTTGCGATGCATGTTTCAGCGGGTGGCTATGTGCGTTCGGTAGCCCATGAGCTTGGACAGTTTGCCGGTTGTGGAGCGCATCTCTCGTCGTTGCGACGTACACAGGCTGGCGCTTTTACTCTCGATCAGGCGATTACGGTTGACGATCTGAAGACGCTAAACGTTGCTGAGATCGAGGCGCGACTACCGCACCCGCGCACGTTGTTGCCGGAGATGCCTTCGGTCACGGTGGATGAGCAGACGGCAGGCCGCATTCGCAACGGGATGCAGGTGAATGTGCCGGAGTTTTCGCAGGCGTCGCTGGTAAAGGTCTTTACGGGGCCGCGCGAAATGATTGCGATCGCTCGGCGTATTGCAGGTACGTTGATGCAGCCGATTGTGGTGCTTGCGTAG
- a CDS encoding 6-carboxytetrahydropterin synthase, translating to MNGPIAHLSRRYRFSASHRLHVDAISPEQNREMFGKCNNPFGHGHNYIAQVTFSGPVDVATGMVTNLADLDSFAQRELLEHFDHANLNSLEFFRDRVPSTENVCVELWRMFAEYPYAKLERVRVEETGNNSFDYFGEGAKIQHEE from the coding sequence ATGAACGGCCCGATTGCCCATCTGAGCCGCCGCTATCGCTTCTCGGCGTCGCACCGCCTGCACGTCGATGCTATTTCGCCCGAGCAGAATCGGGAGATGTTCGGCAAGTGCAACAACCCCTTTGGGCATGGGCATAACTACATTGCGCAGGTTACGTTCTCCGGCCCAGTGGATGTGGCGACGGGCATGGTGACGAACCTTGCCGACCTCGACAGCTTTGCGCAGCGTGAACTGCTCGAACACTTCGACCACGCGAACTTGAACTCGTTGGAGTTCTTCCGCGACCGGGTGCCGAGTACGGAAAATGTATGTGTTGAACTATGGCGCATGTTTGCCGAGTATCCGTATGCGAAGCTCGAGCGCGTCCGCGTGGAAGAGACCGGCAACAACTCCTTCGACTACTTCGGAGAAGGGGCAAAGATACAACACGAAGAGTAA
- a CDS encoding ABC transporter permease, with protein sequence MSTTATNKTNISLGRMLLRSLAHRRARSFSALAALTVSAAVSTALLTLYNDLDAKLHHEFRSFGANVVVTSTTAAISPDEILQVQNIAGTNSLTAPISYAIATTDRKTPVVVAGVDFATMQKLDNWWKVGTWPSQPDQVLLGQRAAGFIANEKEVTLTYAGKALTLHGTGRLSTGGDEDSRIYLPLATFENWVGVQPHVLEIQVPGGAGRVNAVLSQLKHDLPQLHADPVRQLVAGESSIVDKTHALMYGAVLLIALTVAVSVLATLSASVLERRRDFALMKALGASQSQLFAHFLLEALVLATVGVVAGYLLGSGLAWAIGIANFGTATWPKLSILPLVLLLNLGIAACAALFPARVLRGLQPAALLKGE encoded by the coding sequence ATGAGCACGACGGCAACCAACAAGACGAACATCTCTCTTGGGCGAATGCTCTTGCGCTCGCTCGCGCATCGCCGTGCGCGCAGCTTCTCCGCACTGGCCGCGCTGACGGTTTCAGCAGCCGTGTCGACGGCGCTGCTCACGCTCTACAACGACCTCGACGCGAAGCTGCATCACGAGTTCCGCAGCTTCGGTGCCAACGTCGTTGTCACCTCGACCACCGCCGCCATCTCTCCGGATGAGATCCTGCAGGTCCAGAACATCGCGGGCACCAACTCACTCACCGCCCCTATCTCCTATGCCATCGCGACGACCGACCGCAAGACTCCGGTCGTTGTTGCGGGAGTGGACTTCGCCACCATGCAGAAGCTCGACAACTGGTGGAAGGTCGGCACATGGCCTAGCCAACCCGATCAAGTCCTGCTTGGCCAGCGTGCTGCGGGCTTCATCGCCAACGAGAAGGAAGTAACGCTCACCTATGCGGGCAAAGCACTCACACTGCACGGCACAGGACGCCTGAGCACCGGCGGTGACGAGGACTCACGCATCTATCTCCCGCTCGCGACCTTCGAAAACTGGGTCGGCGTGCAGCCTCATGTCCTCGAGATACAAGTCCCCGGCGGCGCAGGACGCGTAAATGCCGTTCTCTCGCAGCTGAAGCACGATCTACCGCAGTTGCATGCCGACCCGGTACGCCAGCTCGTCGCGGGCGAGTCCAGCATCGTCGACAAGACCCATGCGCTGATGTACGGAGCTGTTCTATTGATCGCGTTGACCGTAGCGGTCAGCGTACTCGCGACACTTTCAGCGAGCGTCCTTGAACGCCGCCGCGACTTCGCGCTGATGAAGGCGCTGGGAGCCTCGCAGTCTCAGTTGTTTGCTCACTTTCTACTGGAGGCGCTTGTCCTTGCAACCGTGGGAGTCGTTGCCGGCTACCTCCTCGGCTCGGGACTGGCCTGGGCGATCGGTATCGCAAACTTTGGCACGGCCACCTGGCCGAAGCTCTCGATCCTGCCACTCGTTTTACTCTTGAACCTGGGGATCGCAGCATGCGCCGCACTTTTCCCCGCGCGCGTCCTCCGCGGCCTGCAGCCGGCCGCGCTACTGAAGGGTGAGTAA
- a CDS encoding 6-pyruvoyl trahydropterin synthase family protein — MILLTRKADFSAAHFYWNDSWTEAENFRVFGKCANRQGHGHNYTLEVTVEGEVDPVSGFVVDLKQLKDILEQEVVSVYDHRHLNHEVPEFKTAVPTTENIAIAIWRRLDGKVPNAKLHRVRVYEMPELFADFYGEGA, encoded by the coding sequence ATGATCCTGCTCACTCGCAAAGCCGACTTCTCCGCTGCTCACTTCTACTGGAACGACTCCTGGACCGAAGCCGAAAACTTTCGTGTCTTCGGTAAGTGCGCCAATCGCCAGGGCCACGGCCACAACTACACACTGGAGGTCACGGTCGAAGGCGAGGTTGATCCTGTTTCGGGCTTTGTCGTCGACCTGAAGCAGTTGAAGGACATCCTGGAGCAGGAGGTCGTCTCGGTCTATGACCATCGCCACCTGAACCATGAAGTTCCCGAGTTCAAGACCGCTGTCCCCACGACAGAGAACATTGCGATTGCGATCTGGCGCAGACTCGACGGCAAGGTTCCCAACGCGAAGCTGCATCGTGTGCGCGTCTACGAGATGCCCGAACTCTTTGCTGACTTCTACGGAGAAGGCGCATGA
- a CDS encoding ABC transporter ATP-binding protein — MKMVSEAQRQHAEAMLEGAAPVIELLGVSRVYPSRSGVVHALNDASFTIGAGEWVAITGPSGSGKSTLVNLLGCLDTPTAGTLRIDGTEVHTMGGGDLDRFRADKVGFIFQQFHLIPYLSALENVMLAQYFHSMTNETDARAALDRVGLSHRAEHLPSELSGGEQQRVCIARALINDPPILLADEPTGNLDAANQRIVAEILTELHGNGHTIVMVTHDPEMAALAQRKIALSHGKVFCHPVSNVVKLSQ; from the coding sequence ATGAAGATGGTCTCGGAAGCACAACGGCAACACGCAGAGGCAATGCTCGAAGGCGCAGCTCCCGTGATTGAGCTGCTCGGCGTCTCACGTGTCTATCCTTCACGCTCGGGAGTGGTTCACGCGCTCAACGATGCCAGCTTCACTATCGGCGCAGGCGAGTGGGTCGCGATCACCGGGCCCTCCGGCTCAGGCAAATCGACGTTAGTCAATCTGCTGGGCTGTCTCGACACCCCGACCGCCGGCACACTGCGTATCGACGGCACAGAAGTCCACACGATGGGTGGCGGCGACCTCGACCGCTTCCGCGCCGACAAAGTCGGGTTCATCTTTCAGCAATTCCATCTGATCCCCTACCTCTCGGCGCTCGAAAACGTCATGCTCGCGCAGTACTTCCACTCGATGACCAACGAAACCGATGCCCGCGCCGCGCTGGACCGCGTAGGCCTCAGCCACCGTGCCGAGCATCTGCCCAGTGAGTTGAGCGGCGGCGAACAACAGCGCGTCTGCATCGCCCGCGCCCTCATCAATGACCCACCCATTCTTCTGGCCGACGAACCAACCGGCAATCTCGACGCGGCAAACCAGCGTATCGTGGCGGAGATCCTTACCGAACTGCATGGGAACGGGCACACCATCGTAATGGTCACCCACGATCCTGAGATGGCCGCTCTGGCACAGCGCAAGATCGCACTAAGCCACGGCAAGGTGTTCTGCCATCCGGTGTCGAACGTGGTGAAGCTAAGCCAGTAA
- a CDS encoding arylesterase, which produces MLPILAVLCASLALSGCKSDTAGPAETSQNTQQPVPQRPVAAAPVSDRPVIVCFGDSLTAGYGTDPGQSYPDYLQQRLDDAGFHYHVVNAGVSGNTTKDGLNRIARVIAQHPELVVVEFGGNDGLRGLQLEQTQQSLASIVEQLQASGTKVVLAGITLPPDYGPDYIAKFNAMYPALAKKYHVPLLPFLLQGVYGVPGDMQDDSTHATAKGNQQVAVNVQRLIEPLLKR; this is translated from the coding sequence ATGCTTCCTATCTTAGCTGTGCTCTGCGCATCCCTGGCGCTCAGCGGCTGTAAGTCCGACACGGCCGGGCCGGCAGAGACAAGCCAGAACACGCAGCAGCCCGTCCCGCAAAGGCCCGTGGCCGCCGCTCCGGTATCGGATCGCCCCGTCATCGTCTGTTTCGGCGATAGCCTGACCGCAGGCTATGGGACAGACCCCGGCCAGAGCTATCCGGATTATCTTCAGCAGAGGCTCGACGACGCAGGCTTTCACTATCATGTCGTAAATGCCGGGGTAAGCGGCAACACCACAAAAGACGGCCTGAACCGCATCGCTCGGGTAATCGCGCAACATCCCGAACTGGTTGTGGTCGAATTTGGCGGCAATGACGGTCTACGCGGCCTGCAACTCGAACAGACCCAGCAGAGCCTTGCGAGCATCGTCGAACAACTGCAGGCCAGCGGTACCAAAGTCGTACTCGCCGGAATTACCCTGCCCCCGGACTACGGTCCCGATTACATCGCAAAGTTCAACGCGATGTATCCGGCACTGGCGAAAAAGTATCACGTGCCGCTGCTCCCGTTCTTGCTACAGGGAGTGTACGGCGTGCCCGGCGACATGCAGGACGACAGCACTCATGCCACTGCAAAGGGCAATCAGCAGGTTGCGGTCAATGTCCAGCGCTTGATCGAGCCTTTGTTGAAGCGCTAA
- a CDS encoding TlpA family protein disulfide reductase, whose product MTLQRAIRTLAAVAAVTLLSATGCDRNEHPGQLGNTAPTFHISDGQQSVDLAKLRGHVVLLNFWATWCAPCIEEMPSLEALQQQLPQVQVVAVATDDDSSAYKSFLQRRPVHLFTVLDSAQESNSLYGSFRFPETYAIDKNGVVRRKFIGPQDWTSPEIVDFLKKLAA is encoded by the coding sequence ATGACACTTCAGCGCGCAATACGGACCCTGGCAGCGGTGGCGGCAGTGACGCTTTTGAGCGCAACCGGCTGCGACCGCAATGAGCACCCGGGCCAGCTCGGCAACACCGCGCCGACGTTTCACATCAGCGACGGTCAGCAGTCCGTGGATCTCGCCAAGCTTCGCGGCCACGTCGTCCTGCTGAACTTCTGGGCGACCTGGTGCGCGCCCTGCATCGAGGAGATGCCAAGCCTCGAAGCCCTGCAACAGCAACTGCCGCAGGTACAGGTCGTCGCCGTCGCCACGGACGATGATTCCAGCGCCTACAAGAGCTTCCTGCAGCGCCGCCCCGTCCACCTGTTCACCGTGCTGGACAGCGCTCAGGAGTCCAACTCCCTCTACGGCAGCTTCCGCTTCCCCGAGACCTACGCCATCGACAAGAACGGTGTCGTCCGGCGCAAGTTCATCGGACCGCAGGACTGGACCAGCCCCGAGATCGTCGATTTCCTCAAAAAACTGGCCGCCTGA
- a CDS encoding ABC transporter permease, whose protein sequence is MFLRMLGESFVRQRRRKLLAGLAILLGTTAVTAMLALATTIGDRIHRELAVYGANITVYPKADTLDVKIGGQTLRPTTGGVYLHASDLEKLHGIFWANNITGLSPELDSSISLGKMDSVPPSPVPAAGFWFQHNFGDAKVKLITGATQLHPWWKLQGAAPQGSGQVVLGAALAKSLKVGIGDRLMVLGASDVAEPATVTGILTTGDATEAKAIFELSTLQQYANLPDAVSRVDVSARTKPEDAFARKDPDTLSPKQRDLWYCRPYANSIAYQIREAIPGAAAEQVRQVEQSEGTILERISGLMWLVSAAAMLAAAVAVSAAMATAVLERRTEIGLMRSLGASKVRIASLFYSEAGLLALLGGIVGYGIGSLLAALLTARIFGEQSGITLPIAMAHAFNPALLPVVLGIALLVAIAGSTASIRSALRMDPSAVLRNNA, encoded by the coding sequence ATGTTTCTGCGGATGCTGGGTGAAAGTTTCGTGCGGCAGCGGCGGCGTAAGCTGCTCGCGGGTCTCGCGATCCTGCTCGGCACCACTGCCGTGACCGCGATGCTGGCGCTCGCAACGACCATCGGCGACCGCATCCACCGCGAGCTGGCGGTCTATGGCGCAAACATCACGGTCTATCCCAAAGCCGATACTCTTGATGTAAAGATCGGCGGCCAGACGCTGCGGCCCACAACCGGCGGCGTGTATCTGCATGCGAGCGATCTCGAGAAGCTGCACGGCATCTTCTGGGCCAACAACATCACCGGCCTGAGTCCGGAGCTGGACTCCAGCATCAGTCTCGGCAAGATGGACTCCGTACCACCCTCTCCTGTTCCCGCAGCCGGCTTCTGGTTCCAGCACAACTTCGGCGATGCAAAGGTCAAACTCATCACTGGCGCAACGCAGTTGCATCCGTGGTGGAAGCTGCAAGGGGCAGCCCCCCAGGGCAGTGGCCAAGTCGTCCTCGGCGCGGCCCTGGCGAAGAGCCTGAAGGTAGGGATTGGCGACCGCCTCATGGTGCTGGGAGCCTCTGACGTGGCCGAACCCGCCACGGTGACGGGCATTCTCACAACCGGCGATGCCACCGAGGCAAAAGCGATCTTTGAGTTGAGCACGCTTCAGCAATACGCGAATCTTCCCGATGCAGTCTCTCGCGTCGACGTCAGCGCGCGCACCAAGCCGGAAGATGCCTTCGCACGCAAGGACCCCGATACTCTTTCCCCGAAGCAGCGCGATCTCTGGTACTGCCGCCCTTACGCGAACTCCATCGCCTATCAGATTCGTGAAGCGATCCCCGGAGCTGCCGCCGAGCAGGTACGTCAGGTGGAACAGAGCGAAGGCACGATCCTCGAACGCATCAGCGGCCTGATGTGGCTGGTAAGCGCCGCGGCGATGCTGGCTGCCGCAGTGGCAGTCTCCGCGGCGATGGCGACCGCCGTGCTCGAGCGCCGCACCGAGATCGGCCTCATGCGCTCGCTCGGCGCCAGCAAGGTCCGCATCGCTTCCCTGTTCTACTCTGAGGCCGGTCTACTGGCCCTCCTGGGAGGAATCGTGGGCTATGGAATCGGCTCCCTTCTCGCAGCACTGCTGACGGCGAGAATCTTTGGCGAGCAATCAGGAATCACTCTGCCTATAGCCATGGCTCATGCCTTCAACCCGGCGCTGCTGCCGGTGGTCCTGGGCATTGCGCTTCTGGTCGCCATCGCCGGAAGCACCGCCTCGATCCGTAGCGCCTTACGTATGGATCCCTCCGCCGTCTTAAGGAATAACGCATGA
- a CDS encoding SPFH domain-containing protein has translation MAITRQVITSLGRDGSDLLGRKTVAIKIIDESIVSGSLLTVESNHFCVLKSRGAVLSVYETGQYSIQTPDKPLLGSIAQGFFGGSSPWVYEVIYINRSKLLLSSVGIATSKEMAEVQYQVDYYIHIDSTDDALDLITHMPFDGMAISASEVAEYAGPVVEQAINQIIQVTPLEQINERVHDIVELIKEHLAATLKIYGIALNDVKLLMLPKDARMRELISLKAFGLEPEQAVRYYLALQMAEKGLISAPNAAAGLPFNIGGSALGSFNLDKNMNLK, from the coding sequence GTGGCTATTACGCGGCAGGTTATTACCTCTCTCGGACGAGACGGCTCCGATCTACTCGGCAGAAAAACAGTTGCCATCAAGATCATCGATGAGAGCATCGTCAGCGGCTCGCTGCTCACGGTCGAGAGCAATCACTTTTGTGTTCTGAAGTCACGCGGCGCTGTTTTGTCCGTTTACGAGACCGGCCAGTACTCCATTCAGACTCCAGACAAGCCCCTGCTCGGGTCCATTGCACAGGGCTTCTTCGGTGGCTCGTCGCCCTGGGTGTACGAGGTCATCTACATCAATCGCAGCAAGCTGCTCCTGAGCAGCGTTGGCATCGCGACCAGTAAAGAAATGGCCGAAGTCCAGTACCAGGTGGACTACTACATCCACATCGATAGCACCGATGACGCACTCGACCTGATCACGCATATGCCCTTCGACGGCATGGCGATCTCAGCCAGCGAAGTAGCCGAGTACGCCGGCCCCGTCGTGGAACAGGCCATTAACCAAATCATCCAGGTCACCCCGCTCGAACAGATCAACGAGCGCGTGCATGACATCGTCGAACTCATCAAGGAACATCTGGCAGCCACTCTCAAGATCTACGGCATCGCGTTGAACGACGTGAAGCTGCTGATGCTTCCCAAAGATGCGCGGATGCGTGAGCTGATCTCGCTGAAGGCCTTCGGCCTCGAGCCCGAGCAGGCCGTGCGCTACTACCTGGCACTGCAGATGGCGGAGAAGGGCCTGATCTCCGCTCCCAACGCTGCCGCGGGACTTCCGTTCAATATCGGTGGCTCTGCGCTGGGCTCCTTCAATCTGGATAAGAACATGAATCTCAAGTAA
- a CDS encoding Fe-S-containing protein, translating to MLQAFIITLREGVEAALIVGIIFAYLDKIDRRELKKTAFVALLSAVAASIGVAIVISRTQFNEDIFEGWVMLVAAAFVIGMIWFMHKTARSMKGEIESKVAKLTSNRFGLFMFVFLMVLREGVETVLILAGVSLNSTELMSFTGTLLGIGAAVVFGVLFIRGSVRINLQRFFRVTTIILYFVVFQLLVSGLHELSENGVLPSSTTEMRYIGPIVRNDLFFFVTMLALAGLMVLFEYRRRAPQVVPTDATPADRRKLEWTAKRERLWMTSVIIISFLFIFLSTAEFIYAQSSTALSAATPVTLVGSQVTVPTADINDAKLHRYAVHIDGDGKSTEVRFLLFRKPDGNLVAAADACSICGPVGFYIGEQGITCKMCSSPLVASSMGQPGGCNPIPLKSTIEGGMIVIARADLEPLVKVFGK from the coding sequence ATGCTGCAAGCCTTTATCATCACGCTCCGCGAGGGTGTCGAAGCGGCGCTGATCGTCGGAATTATCTTCGCGTACCTCGACAAAATTGATCGCCGCGAGCTCAAGAAAACTGCCTTTGTGGCCTTACTTTCGGCTGTCGCAGCCAGCATTGGCGTCGCGATCGTCATCTCACGCACCCAGTTCAATGAGGACATCTTTGAAGGCTGGGTGATGCTCGTCGCCGCGGCGTTCGTCATCGGCATGATCTGGTTCATGCACAAGACCGCGCGCAGCATGAAGGGCGAGATCGAGTCGAAGGTGGCAAAGCTCACCAGCAACCGCTTCGGACTCTTCATGTTCGTCTTCCTGATGGTGCTGCGCGAAGGCGTTGAGACCGTGCTCATCCTCGCCGGAGTCTCGCTGAACTCGACCGAGCTGATGAGCTTCACCGGAACGTTGCTCGGCATCGGCGCAGCCGTCGTGTTTGGCGTGCTTTTCATTCGCGGCAGCGTGCGGATCAACCTGCAGCGCTTCTTCCGCGTCACCACGATCATTCTCTACTTCGTCGTCTTCCAGCTCCTGGTCAGCGGTCTGCACGAACTCTCCGAGAACGGCGTCCTGCCCTCCAGCACCACGGAGATGCGCTACATCGGCCCTATCGTCCGCAACGACCTCTTCTTCTTCGTCACCATGCTCGCGCTCGCTGGCCTGATGGTGCTGTTTGAGTACCGCCGCCGCGCCCCGCAGGTCGTTCCGACAGATGCGACACCCGCGGACCGCCGCAAGCTGGAGTGGACCGCCAAGCGTGAGCGCCTTTGGATGACGTCCGTGATCATCATCAGCTTCCTCTTCATCTTCCTCTCGACCGCCGAATTCATCTACGCGCAGAGCTCCACGGCATTGAGCGCAGCCACTCCGGTCACGCTGGTGGGCTCGCAGGTAACCGTGCCGACAGCGGACATCAACGACGCCAAGCTGCATCGCTACGCCGTGCACATTGACGGCGACGGCAAATCGACCGAAGTGCGCTTCCTGCTCTTCCGCAAGCCCGACGGCAACCTGGTCGCCGCAGCCGATGCGTGCTCCATCTGCGGGCCGGTGGGCTTCTATATCGGCGAGCAGGGCATCACCTGCAAGATGTGCTCGTCGCCCCTGGTAGCGAGTTCGATGGGCCAGCCCGGCGGCTGCAACCCGATTCCCCTGAAGTCGACGATCGAAGGCGGCATGATCGTCATCGCCCGCGCCGACCTCGAACCGCTCGTCAAAGTCTTCGGAAAGTAG